A single Sutterella megalosphaeroides DNA region contains:
- the ruvA gene encoding Holliday junction branch migration protein RuvA — protein sequence MIGRLRGQLLEKRPPQILVDVSGVGYEVDVPMSTFCNLPAEGAEVTLFTHLVVREDAQLLYGFATGAERAAFRELIKISGVGPRIALAILSGLSPEKLSEAVESGETAPLIRVPGIGKKTAERLVLELKGKLAGSAIVTGLFAAAGATEASSHNADILSALLALGYSEREAKAAMKGLPPEASVSDGIRLALKALAR from the coding sequence ATGATCGGACGTCTGCGCGGCCAACTGCTCGAAAAACGGCCTCCGCAAATCCTCGTCGACGTTTCGGGCGTCGGCTACGAAGTCGACGTGCCGATGTCGACCTTCTGCAACCTCCCCGCCGAAGGGGCCGAAGTGACGCTTTTCACGCACCTCGTCGTGCGCGAAGACGCGCAGCTTCTCTACGGCTTCGCGACGGGCGCGGAGCGCGCGGCCTTTCGAGAGCTCATCAAGATTTCCGGGGTCGGCCCGAGGATTGCGCTCGCGATCCTCTCGGGGCTTTCCCCCGAGAAGCTTTCCGAAGCGGTCGAATCGGGCGAAACCGCCCCGCTCATTCGGGTGCCCGGGATCGGGAAAAAGACCGCCGAACGCCTCGTTCTCGAACTCAAGGGGAAGCTCGCAGGTTCCGCGATCGTGACGGGGCTCTTTGCCGCCGCGGGCGCGACGGAAGCGTCCTCGCACAACGCCGACATCCTGAGCGCGCTCCTTGCGCTCGGCTACTCGGAACGCGAAGCCAAGGCGGCCATGAAGGGACTCCCGCCCGAGGCGAGCGTCTCGGACGGGATCCGACTCGCCTTGAAGGCGCTTGCGCGCTGA
- the ruvC gene encoding crossover junction endodeoxyribonuclease RuvC: MPDALGTSPTTAPLRILGMDPGLNHTGWAVVEASGGTERFVACGVIDVPDGELAFRLGVITSRLTELIETHRPTVCSAERVFVNINPQSTLRLGQARGAALVAAALKGLRVEEFTPSEIKQAVTGSGKADKAQIQQMMALLFGLETLPRTDAADALACALCCSHTLKLRALERSGATARTYATARRGASSRGARAAWTQLLQKGTRS; the protein is encoded by the coding sequence ATGCCGGACGCGCTCGGGACTTCCCCGACGACGGCTCCCCTGCGCATCCTCGGCATGGACCCGGGGTTGAATCACACGGGTTGGGCCGTCGTCGAAGCGAGCGGGGGCACCGAACGGTTCGTCGCCTGCGGCGTCATCGACGTGCCCGACGGGGAACTCGCCTTCCGGCTCGGCGTCATCACGTCGCGCTTGACGGAACTTATCGAAACGCACCGCCCGACCGTCTGCTCGGCCGAGCGGGTCTTCGTCAACATCAATCCGCAAAGCACGCTTCGCCTCGGGCAGGCGCGCGGCGCGGCGCTCGTCGCGGCGGCCCTCAAGGGGCTGCGCGTCGAAGAATTCACGCCGAGCGAAATCAAGCAGGCGGTGACGGGAAGCGGCAAGGCCGACAAGGCGCAGATTCAGCAGATGATGGCGCTTCTCTTCGGCCTTGAGACGCTTCCGCGCACCGACGCGGCCGACGCGCTCGCGTGCGCGCTCTGCTGCTCGCACACCTTGAAACTTCGAGCGCTCGAGCGCTCGGGCGCCACGGCGCGCACCTACGCGACCGCCCGGCGCGGCGCCTCCTCGCGCGGCGCGCGCGCGGCCTGGACGCAACTACTTCAGAAAGGAACACGCTCATGA
- the ffh gene encoding signal recognition particle protein, whose protein sequence is MFDSLSQRLSKIVKTMRGQARLTEENTRDMLREVRMALLEADVALPVVREVLARIKEKAMGEEVVGNLNPGQALVGVVQRELTAVIGGDLTEEERSLNLRVQPPAVILLAGLQGAGKTTSAGKLAKYLVETMKKKVLTVSADVYRPAAIDQLKTVTEQAGADWFPSTPNEKPLDIAAGAIDHARRRFYDVLIVDTAGRLAIDEAMMREVAELNTFLKPAETLFVIDAMLGQDAVNTAKAFHERLPLTGIILTKTDGDSRGGAALSVRHVTGKPIKFVGSGEKLTGFDAFDPEAMASRILGMGDIVGLVKDVTKSINIAEAEKLATKLKAGDRFDLNDFRAQLAQMGAMDNFSSILEKLPAQFQEMAGKVNDKEVQKQVRRTMGIIDSMTPLERRKPELIKASRKKRIALGAGVPVQEVNRLLKQFEQTQEMMKRMKKGGLSRMMRALGGMGLPGMGGFGGLKP, encoded by the coding sequence ATGTTCGATTCACTCAGCCAGCGTCTTTCGAAAATCGTGAAGACGATGCGCGGTCAGGCGCGCCTTACGGAAGAAAACACCCGCGACATGCTGCGCGAAGTGCGCATGGCGCTTCTCGAAGCCGACGTGGCGCTCCCCGTTGTGCGCGAAGTGCTCGCGCGCATCAAAGAAAAAGCCATGGGCGAAGAGGTGGTCGGCAACCTCAACCCCGGTCAGGCGCTCGTAGGCGTCGTGCAACGCGAACTTACGGCCGTCATCGGGGGCGACCTCACCGAAGAAGAGCGCAGCCTCAACCTGCGCGTACAGCCTCCGGCCGTGATCCTTCTCGCGGGCCTTCAGGGTGCGGGTAAGACGACGTCCGCGGGCAAGCTCGCGAAGTACCTCGTCGAGACGATGAAGAAGAAAGTTCTGACGGTGTCGGCCGACGTCTATCGACCCGCCGCCATCGATCAGTTGAAGACCGTCACCGAACAGGCGGGCGCCGACTGGTTCCCCTCGACCCCGAACGAAAAGCCCCTCGACATCGCCGCGGGCGCGATCGATCACGCCCGCCGCCGCTTCTACGACGTTCTGATCGTCGACACGGCCGGTCGTCTGGCGATCGACGAAGCGATGATGCGCGAGGTCGCCGAACTCAATACGTTCCTGAAGCCCGCCGAAACGCTCTTCGTGATCGACGCGATGCTCGGTCAGGACGCGGTCAACACGGCGAAGGCCTTCCACGAGCGGCTCCCCCTTACGGGGATCATCCTCACGAAGACGGACGGCGACAGCCGCGGCGGTGCGGCACTCTCCGTGCGCCACGTCACGGGGAAGCCCATCAAGTTCGTGGGGTCGGGCGAAAAGCTCACGGGCTTTGATGCGTTCGATCCGGAAGCAATGGCCTCCCGCATTCTCGGCATGGGCGACATCGTGGGTCTCGTGAAGGACGTCACGAAGTCGATCAACATCGCCGAAGCCGAAAAGCTCGCGACGAAGTTGAAGGCGGGCGACCGCTTCGACCTCAACGACTTCCGCGCGCAACTCGCGCAAATGGGCGCCATGGACAACTTCTCCTCGATCCTCGAGAAGCTCCCCGCGCAGTTCCAGGAAATGGCGGGGAAGGTGAACGACAAGGAAGTCCAGAAGCAGGTGCGCCGCACGATGGGGATCATCGACTCGATGACGCCCCTGGAGCGCCGCAAGCCCGAACTCATCAAGGCGAGCCGCAAGAAGCGCATCGCCCTCGGTGCGGGCGTGCCCGTGCAGGAAGTCAATCGCCTTCTGAAGCAGTTCGAGCAGACCCAGGAAATGATGAAGCGCATGAAAAAGGGCGGGCTCTCCCGCATGATGCGTGCCTTGGGCGGCATGGGGCTTCCCGGCATGGGCGGCTTCGGAGGGCTGAAGCCCTGA
- a CDS encoding cytochrome C assembly family protein, translating into MTMMTICTGLAALLYLAAGTAIVGAMKNDTPRASGLIRVPILLGMLLQGYAIQGEMFRADAVHFGFGFAISVTFFFAVLVLLVESYVHRLHGQFGIILVAAAFAVLLPVVFPGQPIPAAEWTTLFRWHLLLAIAAYGFMTIALVHAVLMGYQNRALKAPGEESKFLASMPGLVVMERIFFRIVAAGFLCLTLVLVTGSIATKEQYGVFIHLDHKMILTWLSWAIFGLLLAGRYFAGWRAKTALRWFWVGFAVLVIAYVGYSFILEVF; encoded by the coding sequence ATGACAATGATGACGATTTGCACGGGCCTGGCCGCCCTCTTGTATCTTGCGGCCGGAACGGCCATCGTGGGCGCCATGAAAAACGACACGCCGCGCGCGTCGGGCCTCATCCGGGTGCCGATCCTGCTCGGCATGCTCCTGCAGGGCTACGCGATTCAGGGCGAAATGTTCCGCGCCGACGCCGTTCACTTCGGGTTCGGCTTTGCGATTTCGGTGACGTTCTTCTTCGCGGTGCTCGTGCTTCTCGTCGAATCGTACGTGCACCGTCTGCACGGACAGTTCGGGATCATTCTCGTGGCGGCCGCCTTTGCCGTGCTTCTCCCCGTGGTCTTCCCCGGGCAGCCGATTCCGGCCGCCGAATGGACGACGCTCTTCCGCTGGCATCTTCTTCTCGCCATCGCCGCTTACGGCTTCATGACGATCGCGCTCGTGCACGCCGTCCTGATGGGGTACCAGAACCGCGCGCTCAAGGCGCCGGGGGAAGAATCGAAGTTTCTCGCTTCGATGCCGGGGCTGGTCGTCATGGAACGCATCTTCTTTCGCATCGTGGCGGCGGGCTTTCTCTGTCTCACGCTCGTTCTCGTGACGGGGTCGATTGCGACGAAGGAGCAGTACGGCGTCTTCATCCATCTCGACCACAAGATGATTCTCACGTGGCTCTCCTGGGCGATCTTCGGGTTGCTGCTCGCGGGCCGCTACTTTGCCGGGTGGCGCGCGAAGACCGCCCTCCGGTGGTTCTGGGTGGGTTTTGCTGTCCTCGTCATCGCGTACGTGGGCTACAGCTTCATCCTTGAAGTTTTCTGA
- a CDS encoding PP0621 family protein: MGRILFFVGLAVLVWVAWAISRRNNKLDNEERRELRRLRREKAEGEKRAERTRALGETMVKCAHCGTYFPKSEGVRRGDRLYCSVKCRDKANDTKGADPS; encoded by the coding sequence ATGGGACGCATTCTCTTTTTCGTGGGTCTCGCCGTCCTCGTGTGGGTGGCGTGGGCGATCTCGCGCCGCAACAACAAGCTCGACAACGAAGAGCGTCGCGAACTGCGGCGCCTGCGTCGGGAAAAGGCCGAAGGCGAAAAGCGTGCCGAGCGCACGCGAGCCCTCGGCGAAACGATGGTGAAGTGCGCGCACTGCGGCACGTACTTCCCGAAGAGCGAAGGCGTGCGCCGGGGCGACCGCCTTTACTGCTCGGTCAAGTGCCGCGACAAAGCGAACGACACGAAGGGAGCCGACCCGTCGTGA
- the ampD gene encoding 1,6-anhydro-N-acetylmuramyl-L-alanine amidase AmpD, translated as MTASALFPRSGRLEGLLQRTSPHCDARPAGVVVSLLVLHYISLPAGVFEGECVDRLFTGTWREGDPEEIRDLRVSAHFFIRRNGEIRQYVSIDDRAWHAGLSNFRGRNACNDFSVGVEIEGTGEVPFEDAQYAALGRLVERLAALLPLEFVTGHEVIAPGRKQDPGPFFDWDRVERMLPSGLSRATAPEDCDRAALEKRMRELAAAAGR; from the coding sequence GTGACCGCTTCCGCGCTTTTCCCGCGCTCCGGCCGACTCGAAGGCCTCCTTCAGCGCACCTCCCCTCACTGCGACGCCCGCCCTGCGGGCGTTGTCGTTTCGCTCCTCGTGCTCCACTACATATCGCTCCCCGCAGGCGTCTTCGAGGGCGAATGCGTCGACCGGCTCTTTACGGGCACGTGGCGCGAAGGGGACCCCGAAGAGATTCGGGACCTGCGCGTCTCCGCACACTTTTTCATTCGCCGCAACGGAGAAATCCGTCAGTACGTCTCGATCGACGATCGGGCCTGGCATGCGGGACTCTCGAACTTTCGGGGCCGAAACGCCTGCAACGACTTTTCCGTGGGTGTCGAAATCGAAGGTACGGGCGAGGTGCCTTTCGAAGACGCGCAGTATGCGGCCTTGGGGCGCCTCGTCGAGCGGCTCGCGGCGCTCCTGCCTCTGGAATTCGTCACGGGCCACGAAGTGATCGCCCCGGGACGAAAGCAGGACCCCGGCCCCTTTTTCGACTGGGACCGCGTCGAGCGGATGTTGCCTTCCGGGCTCTCCCGCGCCACCGCGCCCGAGGATTGCGATCGAGCGGCGCTTGAAAAACGCATGCGGGAATTGGCGGCCGCCGCGGGCCGCTGA
- a CDS encoding YggT family protein, with amino-acid sequence MLASLLQLVIGLVTTIVGAMLLLRAWLYYWAVSSRHPLVEMSRRTTDWLVGPLSKIAPAKAGIDRASILGAFLTACVTVVLMRLLAGGFIAAPLGLAIAPFALLLRWALEMISWGTLIWAVLTWVNPGSPMTYTLALLIDPFLRPVRRMLPNFKGIDFAPLVVILLANVLLIFVAPLSRGYLVF; translated from the coding sequence ATGCTCGCTTCTCTCCTTCAGCTCGTTATCGGCCTCGTCACGACCATCGTCGGGGCGATGCTTCTTCTTCGCGCCTGGCTTTACTACTGGGCCGTGTCGTCGCGCCATCCGCTCGTCGAGATGTCGCGCCGCACGACCGACTGGCTCGTCGGGCCGCTCTCGAAAATCGCTCCCGCCAAGGCGGGGATCGACCGCGCGTCGATTTTGGGGGCGTTTCTCACGGCCTGCGTGACGGTGGTGCTCATGCGGCTTCTTGCGGGCGGCTTCATCGCCGCGCCGCTCGGCCTCGCGATCGCGCCCTTCGCGCTCCTTTTGCGCTGGGCGCTCGAAATGATTTCCTGGGGTACGCTCATCTGGGCGGTGCTCACGTGGGTGAATCCGGGGAGCCCCATGACCTACACGCTCGCCCTCCTGATCGACCCCTTCCTGCGTCCGGTGCGCCGCATGCTCCCGAACTTCAAGGGGATCGACTTTGCGCCCCTCGTCGTCATTCTGCTCGCGAACGTGCTCCTCATTTTCGTTGCGCCCCTTTCGCGCGGGTATCTCGTCTTCTGA